DNA sequence from the Manihot esculenta cultivar AM560-2 chromosome 11, M.esculenta_v8, whole genome shotgun sequence genome:
AAAACCTTTTCCAGAAGCGACAATACAAACATCAAAACCATTCCTTCAAATTAGGAATAACCCATAAAATGACAAAGTTACCCTTCATCAAGAACAAAAGTCCGTTTTGCATAAGATAATGGTTTGCTTTAAAAATGAAAACAGAATGTAATACTACAATAACCAAGGACCACCGACCATTGAAGTCTAAAAGCACAAAAGTAGGGACAGCAACAGAATGGGTTGAAGTGTACAAATACCATCCTCCTGAACTTGGACTTCATTGCTACAGACACTAGAGTAAGATGGCGCTGAGCTGGGCACATTATCCTGAGTCCTATTCTCCATTGTAAGCATCTTCAAACTGATTTTCCGAAGATAATCAGACTAAAACagagataattaaaaatttatatctcGTGAAAAATCAATGGAAACACACACAGGCATATAGAATGTGGTGGAACAAGAGGCAGTATGCTTAGCATCATAAAGAGAGGCAATATGAATCCATACACAGTAGCCAGAATCATTCCTGGAGATGAAaagcaattttctttttttcctataGCACTTTCCACATTTGATTAGATCAGAACTTTTAACATTTGACCAATTTTAAAGAGAATTATTCtcaagaataaatatttaattcagtCAACAATCCAATGATTCAAATGTTGTATACAGTATACACATGCAAGCAAGCATGCACGCCTCCATCTATATCTGTTTGATATATGCATGTGCTTATTGGATAAAATCATTAAACCCAAGCACCAAGGAAATACCTCACTTGTGGCAGAATCATAAACCTTTTCCTCAAACCTCACTGCAATTTTCTTGATTTCTTGAAGTCCCCCTTCACCAGAAAATGGAAGGTGTCTCATTAGTGTCTCTGCTCTGTTACACATCAGATTAATAGTTATTGACCTGGCATGATAATTGAAGTAGCAGCAAAATAAAATTTCCAATTGGTTAACCATTCTAACAGAGTTAAAACTCAAGCCATCAAAATGACTAAAACGATTAGAACTTAAACAGTCAATAACTTTGCCCTCTCTTTTTGGGGTTTGGGGTAATAGGAAACTAAATAGTGAAGTTATCATTCTCCCTAGTAATTAAATACATGACCTTCAGTTTTATTCTAATCTGTTAACATAACACACGTTTAGATTCAATTGGTCGCACATGAGCTTTCCCTTTCATTTTCATAACCCATTTCAAGAGAGTGTCATAGATATGAAATATAGaagttgaattcaagtgaagGTAGTTTTACAGTGGCAGTATTATGTATGGCATAaacttttaattgttaaatttcAAACAAAAACCTATGATTTCAAGAACATAATAAGCTGTATTCTCAAGAAAAGGATTAAAATGCCAGTAGCAATGCAtcttaataaatttcaattttggaAGCTGATCCAGGAAAGACAGTCTAACCATGGGGAAAGTATAGAGCTATTAGATTCTGAAAAAAAGTTGCTTTAACGTGGGTTAAGATTTTAAAATCTTTAGGACAAGAACGTCCTTTATAACTTGCTAACTTCAaaatatactttaaattttctACGAGACAGAGAGGCAAAATAAGCAACCATATAAATTTCAAAGAGTTCACTCCCCAATATAAGCATCTAAGTCCTGCTAGCATAGATGGGCAATGTTACACTTCTTTCCCATTAACTGCCACTGCCTGCTCAGACTTTGCTTCTGTTGCTATACCTATCATCATTTGTAAGACCAAAACCTAAATTTTCCTTTTCATTGCATGTAAAATTTTACAGTTAGGAAAACTAAGTTGCTACttcagttcaaaaaaaaaaaaaaagagttgctACTTGCATCACAACTACTAACAGACATCAAATATGAGTCTCCTGCAATAAGTAGAATCCATAATAactcacatatacatatatatatttttgaaagcTTTAGTCCCCTACAATACAAAGAAAACTTACATCTTGCTGACAATTCTTCGTCGTGAATCAGGCTGCAAGTGAACTCTCCAATCACGCAAATCCATAGCAGGTTCTCCACCTGGAGAAGAATCCTtcccaaggaaaaaaaaaattattaacacaAACATAATAAGTCTGTATCACACGCTAGCAATCTGTTTCCACAAATTTTAACACATATATAAACTACTGTAAAATTGATTAAAAGAGAATTTTGTGTGACGTACCAGAGGGGACTTGACAATATTGGTAGCTCCAAACGCTCCATCAACGGCCGAGGCAGTGCAAGATATAGGCACGGCAGTGGCAGTAGCACCAGCAGGAGGATGGACAGAACTTGAAGAATATTGGGGAGGTAACAGGGGAAGACTTGATGAAGATTGGAAAGTAGAAGATATGCTTTGAGACGGAGGAGGAGACGATGAtagtgaagaagaagaataagaaactGGAGAATAAGCGATTGATG
Encoded proteins:
- the LOC110625810 gene encoding uncharacterized protein LOC110625810, whose product is MANYNRDFNPFLFPSTSIAYSPVSYSSSSLSSSPPPSQSISSTFQSSSSLPLLPPQYSSSSVHPPAGATATAVPISCTASAVDGAFGATNIVKSPLDSSPGGEPAMDLRDWRVHLQPDSRRRIVSKIAETLMRHLPFSGEGGLQEIKKIAVRFEEKVYDSATSESDYLRKISLKMLTMENRTQDNVPSSAPSYSSVCSNEVQVQEDDGEPAVNMCDWRAHLQLDSRQRIVNKIAETLKRHLLLSDEEALQEIKKIAARFEEKIYVDATSQSDYLRKISLKMLTMESKASK